The ANME-2 cluster archaeon genomic interval TGGCATATTTTGTACCATGCATGCCTGGCATCCCGACACACAATGGATTATCATCCGGAAATGCACCTTTACCCATGAGCGTGGTTGTCACGGGTGCTTTAATGGTCTGGGCCAGTTCAAGTAGTTCTTTGCTGGCCTCGGAGGCAATTATCCCTCCACCCACATATAATACAGGCTGTTTGGCTTTTGAAATAACTTCTGCAGCTCTTTTTATCTGCCTCTTATGTCCGGTCTTGGTGGGTTTGTATCCCCTGAGCTCAACTGATTCAGGATACTCGAAATCCAGTTCATCAGTGGTAATGTCTTTGGGAATATCGATAAGGACGGGACCGGGCCTGCCAGTTGAGGCGATATGGAAAGCCTCTTTTATGATACGCGGCAAATCGTTGACATCGGTGACCAGGTAGTTATGCTTGGTAATTGGAAGGGTAATGCCGGTAATATTAGCCTCCTGGAAGGCATCGTTCCCTATCATGGAACTTGGTACCTGTCCCGTGATCGCAACCATCGGAATTGAGTCCATGTAAGCAGTAGCAATACCTGTTACCAGGTTTGTGGCACCCGGACCCGAGGTTGCCAGGCACACACCAACCTTCCCTGTGGCACGGGCATACCCGTCTGCTGCATGGGCCGCTGCTTGCTCATGCCTTACAAGGATGTGGTTGATGTCTGCATCGAATAATTCATCATAGATAGGTAGCAATGCACCACCAGGGTACCCGAATATCACTTCCACTTTCTCGGCGTATAGAGATTCGATAAGGGCTTTTGCCCCGGTCATTCTCGTCTTTTTACCCATCTATATTTTCCTCCGAATATTGTCCTTATATACAAGTTATGATGATGTGGCCAAAATAATAATGGGGCCACCATAACCTGTATTGAGGTAGTGGTTTTACTACATTAATGTTGTTATCGTACGTTATTTTATCAGCCTGTTTATACCTTCCAGTACAGCTTCAACCGAAGCCAGAATAATATCTGTCCTGGCACCCCGTGCAGTAATAACTTTACCCTCACGGCTGAGTTTCACTCTGACCTCGACCAGGGCATCAGTACCTCCGGTGATCGAATCAACGTGGTATTCATCCAGCCTGATATCTGCAACTCCTGCTATACCTTTTCGCAAGGCTGCAATGGCCGCATCTACAGGACCATCCCCCACACCAGCCTCAACCACTTCTATCCCGTTAACCCTCAGCTTTATTGAAGCTGTTGGAGTCACTCTATTGCCTGAGACCACAGTAAATTCTTCCAGTTTTACCTTTGCCTCATGACTGATGTTGAGCACAGTTTCTGCTATGGCTTCCAGGTCAGCATCGGTAACATGTTTACCTTTATCTCCGAGCTCTTTCATCCGTGTTACTATCTCATCCAATTGTTCAGTACTGACGTCCAGTCCCAGTTCTTTCAATGCCAGTTCCACAGAACTTCTACCTGCATGTTTGCCCAGTACGATCTTGCGTTCCCGGCCTATATCTTCCGGTTTTATTGGTTCGTATGTTGACGTGTCTGCCAGCAGGCCATGAACATGGATACCGGCCTCATGTGTAAAAGCATTACCGCCCACAATGGCCTTGTTTGGAGCAACCATGATACCGGTTGACCTGCTCACAAGCCGGGAAGTGGTGTAAAGTTCTTTCAGATTTATGCGGGTTTTATAGCCGTATATAGTCTCAAGTCCCATGACCACTTCTTCAAGTGATGTATTCCCTGCCCTTTCACCAATACCGTTTATGGTAACATGGGCCTGTGAGGCTCCACCCCGCAATGCTGCAAGCGTGTTCGCTGTTGCCAACCCGAAATCATTGTGACAGTGAACTGAGATTGGCCGGCCCAGGGTTGATAACTCTTTGAATATTTCAAAAGCTTTCTCAGGTACCAGCAGACCTACCGTATCGCAATAGGTTATCCTGTCCGCACCTGCATCAATCCCTGCATTGTATAGTGATTTCAAAAATCCCATATCTGCACGGGACGCATCCTCGCCGCTGAGTTCCACAATAAGACCATGGTCCTTTGCATACTGCGTGGTATCTACGGCCATCCGGGTTACTGTTTCCCGGTCCTTTTTGAGTTTGGTGCGGATATGCAGGTCAGATACCGGGACCACGAGATGGATGGAATCGACCTCGCACTCAAGCGCAAAATCAATATCCTCCCTGCGTACCCGGCAGTAGCTGCAGATCTCTGCATTCAGTCCTTCCCTTGCCACGGCACGAATAGCATCCCTTTCACCTACCGAAGTTATAGCAGAACCCGCTTCGATAATGTCAACACCCAGGCTATCAAGTTTATGGGAGATTAAAACCTTATCCTCAGTTGAAAGGGATACGCCAGGAGTTTGTTCGCCATCCCGCAGGGTAGTGTCTAAAAATCGGATATCTCTATTGACAAATAAAATGATCCCTTCTTGTCATGTACTATCACCCAATATGGTAGGTGTTCAAATAATGTTAAAATATAAAAAAGTATCGAATATTAAAATGCACGTCAATAACTATTATTTTTGAAAAATGAAAAAAAGGCAGACATTACTGCCTGCCACGTTCTTTGATATTTCTAATGCATTGGAATAACGTCGATGATCGAACCGCCGTTGTTCCTTGATCCCATCACGTTATTTAATGATACCCTGTTCTTTTCACCATAGTTGACAGACTGGGACTGGGGACCCAATATCTGGGCCGACTGGACTCCGGTCATGATGGCCATGACACGTACTCTGCCTTCATATTCCTTATTTATCCTGGCACCCCATATCACATTTGCACGTCCGTCAAGTTCATAGGTGAGTGCTTCAGCTATCTCTTCTGCTTCGGATAGTGTCAGGTCAGGTCCGCCAGTGATATGGACAAGACAGCCTGTTGCTCCCCGGTAATCCACATCAAGTAATGGGTGGTTCAAAGCTGCACGCACTACGGCATCGCCTTTATCCTGGTTCCTTGCCTCACCTACCAGCATAACTGCAACGCCTCCGCAACCCATAATGGTCTTTACATCTGCATAATCCAGGTTTATCAGTGACGGCTGGGTAATCGTCTCGCTGATACCCTTTACGGTTTCTGAGATCAACTGGTCCATGACAGAGAATGCCTGTTCTATGGGAAGATTTGGTACATAGTCCAGCAGCCTGTTATTATCA includes:
- a CDS encoding 2-isopropylmalate synthase: MILFVNRDIRFLDTTLRDGEQTPGVSLSTEDKVLISHKLDSLGVDIIEAGSAITSVGERDAIRAVAREGLNAEICSYCRVRREDIDFALECEVDSIHLVVPVSDLHIRTKLKKDRETVTRMAVDTTQYAKDHGLIVELSGEDASRADMGFLKSLYNAGIDAGADRITYCDTVGLLVPEKAFEIFKELSTLGRPISVHCHNDFGLATANTLAALRGGASQAHVTINGIGERAGNTSLEEVVMGLETIYGYKTRINLKELYTTSRLVSRSTGIMVAPNKAIVGGNAFTHEAGIHVHGLLADTSTYEPIKPEDIGRERKIVLGKHAGRSSVELALKELGLDVSTEQLDEIVTRMKELGDKGKHVTDADLEAIAETVLNISHEAKVKLEEFTVVSGNRVTPTASIKLRVNGIEVVEAGVGDGPVDAAIAALRKGIAGVADIRLDEYHVDSITGGTDALVEVRVKLSREGKVITARGARTDIILASVEAVLEGINRLIK
- the ftsZ gene encoding cell division protein FtsZ translates to MESIVQQALRNSEREKLLRENIKLEEMCEEFGQPQIVIVGCGGAGNNTINRLYNMGVNGAETIAINTDKQHLDMIQADKKILVGKSLTRGLGAGGYPEIGRKAAELARSTLEEVLKDADLVFVTAGMGGGTGTGTAPVVAEIAKQNDAIVVGMVSSPFRVERARALKAEEGLEQLRSAADTVLVLDNNRLLDYVPNLPIEQAFSVMDQLISETVKGISETITQPSLINLDYADVKTIMGCGGVAVMLVGEARNQDKGDAVVRAALNHPLLDVDYRGATGCLVHITGGPDLTLSEAEEIAEALTYELDGRANVIWGARINKEYEGRVRVMAIMTGVQSAQILGPQSQSVNYGEKNRVSLNNVMGSRNNGGSIIDVIPMH